One window of the Bradyrhizobium sp. NP1 genome contains the following:
- a CDS encoding carboxymuconolactone decarboxylase family protein: MPCSDISETDSWCGSPTAGRPTSGNIIPPQQLSLINLAMLAASGQMHEFEHHFRNALLRTKVPLEQLRELLLHIAQYCGIPTGTDMFRIARRVLAEENIDVSGIKPLDTNYLYSLSDSKAR; this comes from the coding sequence ATGCCTTGCTCAGATATTTCCGAGACCGATAGTTGGTGTGGCTCTCCGACTGCGGGACGTCCAACATCCGGTAACATCATTCCGCCGCAACAGCTCAGCCTGATCAATCTGGCCATGTTGGCCGCATCCGGGCAAATGCACGAATTCGAGCATCATTTCCGCAACGCGCTCCTGCGAACCAAGGTTCCGCTGGAGCAATTGCGGGAGCTGCTGCTCCACATCGCGCAATATTGCGGCATCCCGACCGGAACCGACATGTTCCGAATCGCGCGACGCGTACTCGCCGAGGAAAACATCGATGTGAGCGGCATCAAGCCGCTGGACACGAACTATCTCTACAGCTTGTCGGACAGTAAAGCTCGATAG
- a CDS encoding MFS transporter: MQLQAIEPTPLPAARQPTGDPRRWLALPVLLTGALLPPLDFTIVNLALPSIRQSLGATSSDVQFVISAYAATYAVFLITGGRLGDLYGRRRIFLIGVAGFTAASALCGAAWSPAALIAGRILQGVMATVMAPQVLASIRVLFQGASQERALALYGAVFGLANLLGQVLGGILVSSHPFGLAWQAIFLVNIPIGLATLLGGWFLLRDSHAEHAQRLDAGGVVLLSLTLGLLVYPLIEGREMGWPWWTVAMLATSPAALAFFVNFERRLGQRGGSPLVELSLFRQKRFTTGIVMAFAFYMQNAFFLTFSVYLQNGLHLTPMDAGIATLPYVSGSFVASLASSYLMQRLGPYALTLGFALQALGFALLMLAVASILPAGRDAGLVGAGMGFGIIMPSVIKAVVGGVDPRHAGLASGVVISALQIGSALGIAVIGGVFYGALGPSQTSAAYVYAHAFALALGCVVAVLVLGGALSASVAREKPSPP, encoded by the coding sequence ATGCAGCTTCAGGCAATCGAACCAACGCCCCTCCCCGCTGCGCGGCAGCCCACGGGCGACCCGCGGCGCTGGCTGGCCCTGCCGGTGCTGCTCACCGGCGCGTTGCTGCCGCCGCTCGACTTCACCATCGTCAATCTGGCGCTGCCTTCCATCCGCCAGAGCCTCGGCGCCACGTCCAGCGACGTCCAGTTCGTGATCTCCGCCTATGCCGCGACCTATGCGGTTTTCCTCATCACGGGGGGACGGCTCGGCGACCTCTATGGACGCAGGCGCATCTTCCTGATCGGCGTTGCGGGCTTCACCGCGGCTTCGGCGCTGTGCGGCGCGGCCTGGTCGCCGGCGGCGCTGATCGCCGGACGCATCCTGCAGGGCGTGATGGCGACGGTGATGGCGCCCCAGGTGCTGGCGTCGATCCGCGTCCTGTTCCAGGGCGCGTCGCAGGAACGAGCACTTGCGCTCTATGGCGCGGTGTTTGGTCTGGCCAATCTGCTTGGTCAGGTTCTGGGCGGCATCCTGGTCTCGTCGCATCCCTTCGGCCTTGCCTGGCAGGCGATCTTCCTTGTCAACATACCGATCGGCCTCGCCACCCTGCTCGGCGGATGGTTCCTCCTGCGCGACTCGCACGCGGAGCATGCGCAGCGGCTCGATGCCGGCGGCGTCGTGCTGCTCTCCCTGACGCTTGGCCTTCTCGTCTATCCGCTGATCGAGGGACGCGAGATGGGCTGGCCGTGGTGGACCGTCGCCATGCTCGCGACCTCGCCCGCGGCGCTTGCTTTTTTCGTCAATTTCGAGCGCCGGCTGGGTCAGCGTGGAGGATCGCCGCTGGTCGAGCTGTCGCTGTTCCGACAAAAGCGGTTCACCACGGGCATCGTGATGGCGTTCGCCTTCTACATGCAGAACGCGTTCTTCCTGACCTTCTCCGTCTATCTCCAGAACGGGCTGCATCTGACGCCGATGGACGCAGGCATCGCGACGTTGCCCTACGTCAGCGGGAGTTTTGTTGCTTCCCTGGCATCGTCTTACCTGATGCAGCGGCTTGGACCTTATGCGCTGACCCTTGGCTTCGCGCTTCAGGCGCTCGGCTTCGCGCTGCTCATGCTGGCGGTCGCGAGCATCCTTCCCGCCGGCCGCGATGCCGGTCTTGTCGGCGCCGGAATGGGCTTTGGCATCATCATGCCTTCCGTGATCAAGGCTGTCGTCGGCGGTGTCGATCCGCGTCACGCCGGGCTCGCGTCAGGCGTCGTCATCTCCGCGCTGCAAATCGGCTCTGCGCTCGGCATCGCGGTCATCGGCGGCGTCTTCTATGGCGCGCTCGGGCCATCGCAGACGTCGGCTGCTTACGTTTACGCTCACGCCTTCGCGCTCGCACTCGGTTGCGTCGTGGCGGTGCTCGTCCTTGGCGGCGCGCTGTCGGCGTCCGTCGCGCGAGAAAAGCCCTCGCCTCCGTAA
- a CDS encoding M20 family metallo-hydrolase, translating to MADIDHFIDGARLWARHEALATFGATPAGGVDRPALSRAEIDARAQLMTWAAAIGLQPSTDDIANLFLRLPGRDPDLPPVLVGSHIDSQPTGGKYDGVYGVLAGLECLEAIVAAGAKPRRSIELVCWTNEEGSRFAPGMMGSAAFAGKRRLEDILAVRDADGVTVAGALRAVRAAENALAHRPLGGTPAAYVEAHIEQGPILDMRSIPIGVVTGIQGKRTFRVRIVGEENHAGTSPRSARKDALMDSVRIVSALRDTFADPDDIVRFTVGMFTVRPNAPSVVPSEVEFSIDLRHPDTSALARLGDQVAPICKANSLTCEAEIRELIHDPPLEFPGPLREKIRLAAAARGLGHMEIPSGAGHDARYLHYICPTAMIFIPCWKGISHNENERITPADALAGARVLATLVLGLAGE from the coding sequence ATGGCTGACATCGACCATTTCATCGACGGCGCCCGGCTCTGGGCACGGCACGAGGCACTGGCCACGTTCGGCGCGACGCCTGCGGGCGGCGTCGATCGGCCGGCGTTGTCGAGGGCCGAAATCGATGCCCGCGCCCAGCTCATGACGTGGGCCGCCGCAATCGGCCTGCAGCCCTCCACCGACGACATCGCGAACCTGTTCTTGCGCCTGCCCGGCCGTGATCCCGACCTGCCGCCGGTTCTCGTCGGCTCGCATATCGATAGCCAGCCGACCGGGGGCAAGTATGACGGCGTCTATGGCGTGCTGGCGGGTCTCGAGTGCCTTGAAGCGATCGTGGCCGCCGGAGCCAAGCCGAGACGTTCAATCGAGCTGGTCTGCTGGACCAATGAGGAGGGCTCGCGATTTGCGCCGGGCATGATGGGCTCGGCCGCCTTTGCGGGCAAGCGCCGCCTTGAGGACATCCTCGCCGTACGCGACGCCGACGGCGTCACGGTTGCCGGTGCGCTGCGCGCGGTTCGCGCCGCCGAAAATGCGCTGGCGCATCGGCCGCTCGGCGGCACGCCTGCGGCCTATGTGGAAGCGCACATCGAGCAGGGGCCGATCCTTGACATGAGGTCGATCCCGATCGGGGTCGTGACTGGCATTCAGGGCAAGCGCACCTTCCGCGTCCGGATCGTCGGCGAAGAGAATCACGCAGGCACCTCTCCTCGCAGCGCGAGAAAGGACGCATTGATGGATTCGGTGAGGATCGTCTCGGCGCTGCGCGATACATTCGCCGATCCCGATGATATCGTACGTTTCACCGTCGGTATGTTCACCGTCAGGCCGAACGCCCCGTCGGTCGTGCCGTCCGAGGTTGAATTTTCGATCGACCTGCGTCATCCCGACACGTCAGCGCTCGCTCGCCTTGGCGATCAGGTGGCGCCGATCTGCAAGGCCAACAGCCTCACATGCGAAGCCGAGATTCGCGAGCTCATCCACGATCCTCCGCTGGAATTCCCCGGCCCGTTACGCGAGAAAATCCGCCTTGCGGCGGCCGCACGCGGGCTCGGTCACATGGAGATTCCCTCCGGAGCCGGACACGACGCGCGCTACCTGCACTATATCTGTCCGACGGCGATGATCTTCATTCCATGCTGGAAGGGCATCAGCCACAACGAAAACGAGCGGATCACGCCGGCCGATGCACTCGCGGGCGCTCGTGTGCTTGCAACGCTGGTCCTTGGCTTGGCCGGCGAATAG
- a CDS encoding alpha/beta hydrolase, which produces MPNITTSDGISLYYEEAGQGDPLVFVHEFGGDHRSWEPQLRFFSRWYRCITFAARGYPPSDVPQDVSLYSQARAAADIGDVVDGVAGGRAHIVGLSMGGFAALHLGLMWPDKARSLVVAGSGYGAEKQHEDYFKGVSETVAATFLALGSKKFAPTYASGASRVQFQNKDSRGWLEFAERLGEHSEIGAANTMRGVQARRPSLYDLEAGLRTLAVPTLVVSGDEDDHCLQPGLFLKRVIPACGLLILPKCGHTINLEEPTAFNGFVADFLKSVEHGKWSKRDPRANPAQIMRTD; this is translated from the coding sequence TTGCCAAACATCACGACCAGCGACGGCATCAGCCTCTATTACGAGGAAGCCGGCCAAGGCGATCCGCTCGTCTTCGTCCACGAGTTCGGCGGTGATCACAGGAGCTGGGAGCCGCAACTGCGCTTCTTCTCCCGCTGGTACCGCTGCATCACTTTCGCGGCCCGCGGCTATCCACCCTCCGACGTGCCACAGGACGTCTCGCTGTACTCCCAGGCAAGGGCGGCCGCCGACATAGGCGATGTCGTCGACGGCGTCGCCGGCGGCCGCGCCCATATCGTCGGCCTTTCCATGGGCGGCTTCGCCGCCCTGCATCTCGGGCTCATGTGGCCCGACAAGGCCCGCTCGCTGGTGGTCGCCGGCAGCGGCTATGGCGCGGAAAAGCAGCACGAGGACTATTTCAAGGGCGTCTCCGAGACCGTCGCCGCCACCTTCCTCGCTTTGGGAAGCAAGAAGTTCGCGCCGACCTACGCTTCCGGCGCCTCGCGGGTGCAATTCCAGAACAAGGATTCTCGCGGCTGGCTGGAATTCGCCGAGCGGCTCGGCGAGCATTCCGAGATCGGCGCGGCCAACACCATGCGCGGTGTGCAGGCCAGGCGGCCCTCGCTCTACGATCTCGAGGCGGGCTTGCGCACGCTCGCCGTCCCGACCCTCGTCGTATCCGGGGATGAAGACGACCACTGCTTGCAGCCCGGGCTTTTCCTGAAGCGGGTGATCCCGGCGTGCGGTCTTCTGATCCTGCCGAAATGCGGCCACACCATCAACCTCGAGGAGCCGACCGCGTTCAACGGCTTCGTCGCCGATTTCCTCAAATCGGTCGAACACGGCAAGTGGAGCAAACGCGATCCGCGGGCCAATCCCGCGCAGATCATGCGAACCGACTGA
- a CDS encoding LysR family transcriptional regulator, whose product MCIAKQQLYILTKSACKNGQAAVDWDDLRLVLAVTREGTLSGAARRLGVTHSTVFRRLGAIEQSLGVRLFDRFRDGYSATAAGESTAALAARFADDFVALERRLSGQDLRPFGMVRITTTDTICTMLMRHIPSLRAAHPEIRLEITISNVMANLTRREADIALRPVPAPPETLVGRRIATITHAVYGSPSYLSRRGSADRTDHDWIGLDDMMATSVIGRWMRENIEDDRIAVKVDALPALTDAACAGMGLALLPCYVGDAEPRLRRARSVAVSAASSTLWLLTHGDLKRTARIQAVMNHLATALGSERALLEGKRPGKGAAPRAPRTNAG is encoded by the coding sequence ATGTGCATTGCCAAACAACAATTGTATATTTTGACCAAGTCAGCTTGCAAAAATGGACAGGCCGCCGTGGACTGGGACGATTTGCGTCTGGTACTTGCCGTGACGCGGGAGGGCACGCTCTCCGGCGCGGCGCGCCGGCTGGGCGTGACGCACTCGACGGTGTTTCGCCGGTTGGGTGCGATCGAACAATCGCTCGGTGTCCGGCTTTTCGACCGCTTCCGCGACGGTTATTCAGCGACCGCTGCCGGCGAGAGCACAGCCGCGCTTGCCGCGCGCTTTGCCGATGATTTCGTGGCGCTGGAGCGTCGTCTGTCCGGCCAGGACCTGCGCCCCTTCGGCATGGTCCGGATCACCACGACCGATACGATCTGCACGATGCTGATGCGGCACATTCCGTCGCTGCGGGCCGCGCATCCGGAGATCCGGCTTGAGATCACGATTTCCAACGTGATGGCGAATTTGACGCGCCGCGAGGCCGATATTGCGCTGAGGCCCGTTCCCGCGCCGCCCGAGACCCTTGTCGGACGGCGGATCGCCACCATCACGCATGCCGTCTATGGCTCGCCCAGCTATCTGTCTCGCCGGGGGAGTGCCGACAGGACCGACCACGACTGGATCGGGCTTGACGACATGATGGCAACGTCGGTGATCGGCCGGTGGATGCGCGAGAACATCGAAGACGACCGCATCGCCGTCAAGGTCGATGCGCTGCCTGCACTCACGGATGCAGCCTGCGCAGGGATGGGGCTGGCGCTGCTGCCTTGCTATGTCGGCGATGCGGAGCCCCGCTTGCGTCGCGCGCGATCGGTTGCCGTCTCGGCCGCGAGTTCCACGCTGTGGCTGCTGACCCATGGCGACCTGAAGCGCACGGCCCGCATCCAGGCGGTGATGAATCACCTGGCGACCGCGCTGGGTTCGGAGCGCGCACTTCTGGAGGGCAAGCGGCCAGGCAAAGGGGCCGCTCCACGCGCGCCGCGGACGAACGCCGGCTGA
- a CDS encoding pyridoxal phosphate-dependent aminotransferase, whose amino-acid sequence MKQFEQRNRHFDHLVNTKGLRWMGQNTNHYTVDPAVRKAMVDCIENEEFHAYAPPLGLEELRSLIVEELGLAPHACMVTDGAVEGLYNVCRTFCRPGDQFVTTDPTWAWPMAFAKAAGAEVIQIPIYGEEHGFRLDPARLAEVVTARTRMIYIVDPNNPIGTCCTADEMRRIAEIARGAGAILVHDCTYRDFAFNHTLAATFYPERTITVWSFSKWLGFAGLRVGALVASADIIEQLAAAPPNNLGSSMLAQRGAIAGLKTKAQWFPTVLRAQRKNQELIKRAVDKIKGLSMPVFPSNGNFLVIECTDAGVRPEALAAVMGRHNIQIRHGGYHTKAFGDRFIKVSVTVPEAWAWEFCELLPQAIEEARGINEPVAAF is encoded by the coding sequence ATGAAGCAGTTCGAGCAGCGTAACAGGCACTTCGACCATCTGGTCAATACCAAGGGCCTGCGTTGGATGGGGCAGAACACCAACCATTACACGGTCGATCCTGCCGTTCGTAAGGCGATGGTCGACTGCATCGAGAACGAGGAGTTTCACGCCTACGCGCCGCCGCTCGGGCTCGAGGAACTCCGCAGCCTGATCGTCGAAGAACTCGGCCTCGCGCCGCACGCCTGCATGGTGACCGACGGCGCGGTGGAGGGACTCTATAACGTCTGCCGCACCTTCTGCCGTCCCGGTGACCAGTTCGTGACCACCGACCCGACCTGGGCGTGGCCGATGGCGTTCGCCAAGGCGGCCGGCGCCGAAGTCATCCAGATCCCGATCTATGGCGAGGAGCATGGCTTTCGCCTCGATCCGGCGCGGCTGGCAGAGGTCGTCACCGCCAGGACCCGCATGATCTATATTGTCGATCCGAATAACCCGATCGGCACCTGCTGCACCGCAGACGAAATGCGCCGGATCGCGGAGATTGCACGCGGCGCGGGCGCGATCCTTGTGCACGACTGCACTTACCGCGACTTCGCGTTCAATCACACGCTGGCCGCCACCTTCTATCCGGAAAGGACCATCACGGTCTGGAGCTTTTCGAAATGGCTCGGCTTTGCCGGCTTGCGGGTCGGCGCACTGGTGGCGTCCGCCGACATCATCGAGCAGCTTGCCGCGGCTCCTCCCAATAATCTCGGATCGAGCATGCTCGCCCAGCGCGGTGCGATCGCAGGCCTGAAGACCAAGGCGCAATGGTTCCCGACCGTGCTGCGAGCACAGCGGAAGAATCAGGAGCTGATCAAGCGCGCCGTCGACAAGATCAAAGGCCTGTCGATGCCGGTGTTTCCCTCGAACGGAAACTTCCTGGTGATCGAATGCACCGACGCCGGTGTCCGCCCGGAGGCTCTCGCCGCCGTCATGGGCCGCCACAACATCCAGATCCGTCATGGCGGCTATCACACCAAGGCGTTCGGCGATCGCTTCATCAAGGTGAGCGTCACCGTACCGGAGGCCTGGGCCTGGGAGTTCTGCGAACTGCTGCCGCAGGCGATCGAGGAAGCCAGAGGCATCAATGAGCCTGTGGCCGCATTCTAA